In Terriglobus sp. TAA 43, a single window of DNA contains:
- a CDS encoding ATP-binding protein: MSIVAAVTPGTFIATALNSQQAHQNYLVSLLLLVMVAGCFLLYRLFKWRRRHASEALHDSEVLKEAVLNLIQGDVAVLDRYGVILEVNRRWTEFSERTDIPSPTDVKVGTNYLRAPRKDVGREEASTVLAGVQDVLDGSRNTFESECSCSSPVETRWFRITAVQLSRPSGGALVIHFDITECKRAELERKQLQEEAAFLNRATEMGQLAATLAHELAQPMAAILTNAQAALRIASKAEPDLAEICAALHDVVEDDQRARTVLNNVRALLKKQPVTLHKISLNKVVTDVTLMIRSLAQAHSIQIETALPTEDVYAFGDEIPLQQVLLNLATNAIDAMSEAPIERRILTLRLAVHAAVNNASIMVEDQGPGVRTAIRESLFQPFVTTKKDGLGMGLAICRRILDTLGGSIELQDSAAGGATFQVDLPLAP, from the coding sequence ATGTCCATCGTTGCCGCTGTGACACCAGGAACATTTATAGCCACAGCTCTAAACTCTCAGCAGGCCCATCAAAATTATCTTGTTAGTCTATTGCTCCTAGTGATGGTGGCGGGATGCTTCCTTCTGTATCGATTGTTCAAATGGAGAAGGCGGCACGCCTCCGAGGCCTTGCATGACAGCGAAGTGCTCAAAGAAGCCGTCCTGAACTTGATACAAGGCGATGTGGCTGTGCTAGACCGTTACGGCGTGATTCTCGAAGTAAACCGACGTTGGACCGAATTTTCCGAGAGAACTGACATCCCATCGCCCACCGACGTTAAAGTCGGGACGAATTATCTGCGCGCGCCCCGAAAGGATGTTGGCAGAGAGGAGGCATCGACCGTGTTAGCGGGGGTCCAGGACGTACTGGATGGCTCGCGAAATACATTCGAAAGTGAATGCTCTTGCTCATCACCTGTCGAAACGCGATGGTTTCGCATTACCGCGGTGCAACTATCCCGACCTAGTGGTGGCGCACTCGTCATTCATTTCGATATCACGGAATGTAAGCGGGCAGAGTTGGAGAGAAAACAATTACAGGAGGAGGCCGCTTTTCTAAATCGCGCCACCGAGATGGGGCAATTGGCGGCTACACTCGCGCATGAACTGGCACAACCGATGGCCGCGATCCTGACAAACGCGCAGGCTGCGTTACGGATTGCGTCGAAAGCTGAACCGGATCTGGCCGAGATCTGCGCAGCGCTGCACGATGTAGTTGAGGACGATCAGAGAGCGCGTACCGTACTCAACAATGTTCGAGCCCTGCTTAAGAAACAACCTGTAACACTGCACAAGATAAGTCTGAATAAGGTTGTCACAGACGTGACTCTCATGATCAGAAGTTTGGCACAGGCGCACAGCATCCAAATCGAAACAGCATTGCCGACAGAAGACGTCTATGCGTTTGGAGATGAGATTCCTCTACAGCAGGTGCTCCTCAACTTGGCTACCAACGCAATAGACGCAATGAGTGAAGCACCGATAGAACGAAGGATTCTTACCCTTAGGCTTGCAGTGCATGCCGCAGTCAACAATGCCTCGATTATGGTGGAGGATCAAGGGCCAGGAGTTCGAACAGCGATTCGGGAAAGTCTTTTTCAACCCTTTGTTACAACGAAGAAGGATGGACTTGGCATGGGTTTGGCAATTTGTCGGCGTATTCTCGATACCCTCGGCGGCTCGATTGAATTGCAAGACAGTGCGGCGGGCGGCGCAACATTCCAGGTTGATTTACCGTTGGCTCCATAG
- a CDS encoding DUF1622 domain-containing protein encodes MEEILKSFWGIAATIVEGAAAFLITLGAAQAFVMSIWRFRAATREKMQIWMHFATWLLLGLEFELAADVIRTAIAPTWSDIGQLAAIAAIRTFLSYFLDEDIEKVNTSREDFRPQEGTLDKTSSI; translated from the coding sequence ATGGAAGAAATTCTCAAAAGCTTCTGGGGTATCGCGGCGACAATCGTGGAGGGTGCAGCAGCGTTTTTGATTACCCTCGGAGCGGCTCAAGCATTCGTGATGTCCATATGGCGCTTTCGCGCGGCGACACGCGAAAAGATGCAAATATGGATGCACTTCGCGACGTGGCTATTGTTGGGACTGGAATTCGAACTTGCAGCCGATGTAATCCGCACCGCAATTGCCCCGACATGGTCCGACATTGGTCAGCTGGCCGCAATCGCCGCTATTCGAACGTTCCTCAGCTATTTTCTCGATGAAGATATCGAAAAGGTTAATACTTCCAGAGAAGACTTTCGCCCACAGGAAGGCACGCTGGACAAAACCTCCTCTATCTAA